A region from the Peromyscus maniculatus bairdii isolate BWxNUB_F1_BW_parent chromosome 5, HU_Pman_BW_mat_3.1, whole genome shotgun sequence genome encodes:
- the Dhodh gene encoding dihydroorotate dehydrogenase (quinone), mitochondrial, whose protein sequence is MAWRHFRKRALDAAIILGGGGFLFTSYLTAIGDDHFYADYLMPALQRLLDPESAHRLAVRFTSLGLLPRATFQDSDMLEVRVLGHKFRNPVGIAAGFDKHGEAVDGLYQLGFGFVEVGSVTPQPQEGNPRPRVFRLPEDQAVINRYGFNSHGLSVVEQRLRARQQKQTKLTADGLPLGINLGKNKTSVDAAADYVEGVRVLGPLADYLVVNVSSPNTAGLRSLQGKTELRRLLAKVLQERDALKGVRKPAVLVKIAPDLTAQDKEDIASVARELGIDGLIVTNTTVSRPTGLQGALRSETGGLSGKPLRDLSTQTIREMYTLTQGRIPIIGVGGVSSGQDALEKIQAGASLVQLYTALTFLGPPVVVRVKRELEALLKEQGFNTVTDAIGADHRR, encoded by the exons AAGCGGGCCCTGGATGCAGCCATCATCCTTGGGGGCGGAGGATTTCTCTTCACCTCTTACCTGACAGCCATTGGCGATGACCATTTCTATGCTGATTATCTGATGCCGGCCCTGCAGAGGCTGCTAGACCCAGAGTCAGCCCACCGGCTAGCTGTTCGCTTCACGTCCCTGGGGCTCCTTCCTCGGGCTACATTTCAGGACTCTGACATGCTG GAAGTGAGAGTCCTGGGCCATAAATTCCGAAACCCAGTAGGGATTGCTGCAGGATTTGACAAGCACGGGGAAGCTGTGGACGGCCTCTACCAGCTGGGCTTTGGTTTTGTTGAGGTGGGAAGTGTGACTCCCCAGCCTCAGGAAGGAAACCCCAGACCCAGAGTGTTCCGACTCCCGGAGGATCAAGCTGTCATTAACAG GTACGGATTCAACAGCCACGGGCTCTCGGTGGTGGAACAGAGGCTACGGGCCAGACAGCAGAAGCAGACCAAGCTCACTGCAG ATGGGCTGCCCCTGGGAATAAACCTGGGGAAGAATAAGACTTCGGTGGACGCTGCTGCAGACTATGTAGAGGGTGTTCGCGTCCTGGGCCCCTTGGCTGACTACCTGGTGGTGAACGTGTCCAGTCCCAACACTGCTGGTCTGAGGAGCCTACAGGGAAAGACTGAGCTGCGCCGCCTGCTGGCCAAG GTGCTGCAGGAGAGGGATGCCCTGAAGGGAGTTCGGAAGCCAGCAGTGCTGGTGAAGATCGCCCCTGACCTCACGGCCCAGGACAAGGAGGACATTGCCAGCGTGGCCAGAGAG CTGGGCATCGATGGACTGATTGTCACAAACACCACAGTGAGTCGCCCTACTGGCCTCCAAGGTGCCCTCCGCTCTGAGACGGGAGGACTGAGTGGGAAGCCACTCCGAGATCTGTCGACCCAGACCATCCGGGAGATGTACACCCTCACTCAAG GCAGGATTCCCATCATCGGGGTTGGTGGTGTGAGCAGTGGGCAGGACGCGCTGGAGAAGATCCAGGCGGGAGCCTCCCTGGTGCAGCTGTACACGGCCCTCACCTTCCTGGGGCCACCTGTCGTGGTCAGGGTCAAGCGTGAGCTGGAGGCGCTTCTAAA AGAGCAGGGTTTTAACACAGTCACAGACGCCATTGGAGCAGATCATCGGAGGTGA